The following are encoded together in the Rhodothermales bacterium genome:
- a CDS encoding peptide chain release factor 2, translating into MFDVAERRKRIDALSEKRLDPNYWNDPTAARKVEQALAAEKTWLTAWDDIKRRADDIRTLVEMAEEEETDLSGEIDAEAAAMESLVETLELRSMLSEPDDVRNAILTIHPGAGGTESQDWAEMLLRMYTRWGEKHDYKVEMLEFQEGEGAGIKSASIQVEGSMAYGYLKAESGVHRLVRISPFDSSGRRHTSFASVFVYPEVDDSIDIELKSDEVEMQTFRSGGKGGQNVNKVETGVRLIWTGALSDGTQQRVVAECTEERSQLQNRERATTMLKSRIYQLELAIQEAAKNAVEGSKKKIEWGSQIRSYVFQPYTMVNDHRTETKVTDIQSVMDGDL; encoded by the coding sequence ATCTTTGACGTCGCCGAGCGACGAAAGCGAATTGATGCTCTGAGCGAGAAGCGTCTCGACCCGAATTACTGGAATGATCCTACCGCCGCTCGCAAGGTGGAGCAGGCCCTCGCCGCCGAAAAGACCTGGCTGACGGCATGGGACGATATCAAGCGAAGGGCGGATGACATCCGGACGCTGGTTGAAATGGCCGAGGAGGAGGAGACAGATCTCAGCGGAGAGATCGATGCTGAGGCGGCGGCAATGGAATCGTTGGTCGAAACACTTGAACTCCGGAGCATGCTCAGCGAACCGGACGACGTGCGTAATGCCATCCTGACAATTCACCCCGGTGCCGGTGGCACGGAGAGTCAGGATTGGGCGGAGATGCTTCTGCGAATGTACACGAGGTGGGGAGAGAAGCACGACTATAAGGTGGAAATGCTCGAGTTCCAGGAGGGTGAGGGTGCGGGCATCAAGAGCGCCTCGATTCAGGTAGAAGGCTCGATGGCCTATGGCTATCTCAAGGCCGAGTCGGGCGTGCACCGACTGGTACGTATATCTCCATTTGATTCAAGCGGAAGGCGTCATACGTCGTTCGCCAGCGTATTCGTGTATCCGGAGGTAGACGACAGCATCGACATCGAGCTAAAGTCGGATGAGGTGGAGATGCAGACCTTTCGCTCCGGCGGAAAGGGCGGGCAGAACGTCAACAAGGTTGAGACCGGCGTCCGGCTCATCTGGACCGGTGCACTGTCGGACGGCACACAGCAGCGTGTCGTCGCGGAGTGCACGGAAGAGCGAAGCCAGTTGCAGAACCGCGAGCGCGCGACGACGATGCTCAAGAGTCGGATCTATCAGCTGGAGCTTGCGATTCAGGAGGCCGCCAAGAATGCGGTGGAAGGCAGCAAGAAGAAGATCGAATGGGGAAGTCAAATCCGTTCATACGTGTTTCAGCCGTACACCATGGTCAACGATCATCGGACCGAAACCAAGGTGACGGACATACAGTCGGTAATGGATGGTGATCTTG